CCAATTTCTTAGACATCTAAAATATGATGCGCATATTGTTCACCAATTTCCTTTTTGAGGAATTTAGAATTGTGGTTATGTACAATTATAAGTGTTGTGACATAAAAGCTACATGGATTTTTTTGTAATAGATTCAATATATATGGGGTAGTTACACACGCATATAGATTGAAATAGGACCTATAGACTTGTAGATAGGATCTGCCAAGGAAAAACAGATGAGGAAGAAAGTTACATGTACATGCAAATACGTGCATATACATATCAATCTGCTGCAAACATGTACACTTGCATGTTATCAGCCTACATCCTGTTTAATTTTGGTGTATTAGCTGTGGCTCTTACTAACGGCCTTTTATGTTGAATCTCTGGTTTGGTGGCAACCAAACACTACACAGTTATTTCTCAGAGGCACGTGAAATCAAATCTTTAATTATTAGGGTAattgctttatctttttctttgcaGGACAGTTTTTCTTTATAAGTATTTTTCCTTGCAGGACATTGCAGCaaaaatattatcattttcACAACAGAGGCCAAGGGCTGTGTGCATCTTGTCAGGCTGTGGTACAGTTTCTTCAGTAACACTACGGCAACCTGCGTCTGCGGGTGTCAGTGTCATATATGAGGTTGAAACATTCAATTATAtgttctctctccctctctctctctctctctcacacacacacacacacacacacacacacagaatTAAGTATTCCATCATTTATGTCTTCCCTCCTCACTTGGAATATATTTCAATTCTTGAGAATTTTAGTTCTGAGGTTGAGATATGAAGTCACAAATGTCCTTTCTTTGTGCAAAAAGCCATTTCATGCAAAACCATATAGGACCCTAGTATACAGTATGGTTTGATTAGCGAACTATTGCCTATTGCACACTATTCTCTCCATTTGTATTAATTCTTATTTAGTATGGTGCTTTTCATAGTGGGTGTATTTAGTATGGTTTATACTGTTAATCGTTTTAATCATTACCAACAAATGAGAAATAAGAGCAGCTGCGTGTTTGTCATTTACCCACTACAATGGCTTTGCAGCTCCATTAGTCCATTCAGAACTTGTCATTTTAGGCTAAGGTTTGAGGATTGTGTTCTGGGTGTCGGGTGTGCATATGATATGAGCTATTTTGTATGAGTTTGAGGATTGTGTTCTGGGTGTCAGGTGTGAATATGATCTGAGCTATTTTGTATGAGTTTTGGGAAAATGAGGGGATGCGATTATTGGGAAAATGAGGAAATAGGTTAAAGGGTCAAAGGATTAGTCAGAGAAAAGGGGGTCTTTTCTATCGCAGGTTTCAGAGAATGGTGGTTTTTTGCTTTGAATGGATAAACTTTCTgattaaaagaaatattctttaattcttttattggAGAAGATTTATTGAATAGTTGCTCTCCAATATTCTTTCTTGATATGTATTGTCGGTTGCTGTACTAAAATAGAGAATGCCTCCAGCAAGGACCGGGTTGGTGATAGGGGCAGAAGGGTGGTTCTGAAGGATGGTGTACGGTAGGTAAAATTGATAAATGGTGGTGGGTTCAAATTCAACAGTCTTTCTCTAGGGTTATTGAGTTTTGTTATAGTTTTATGGTGCAGTTGGGTGTTTGGACATCATGGTTTGTTTAGTTCGTTACAGATGGTTATAATGAGATCCACTTAgccaaagagaagaaaaaagaaaaaaggaaaaaaagagatggTTATGAGGAGATCCTAGTTCGTGGTAATCAATAGGATCAGTAGCTTTTGATGAGTGTACTGAAGCTCAGAAGCAAAGGTGGTAGTGACGTGTTTAAAATGGCAGTGGTGGTGGTGAATTGTGCAAGTTGTGTTTGTCTTGTGTTAATTTAGTGCGTAAAAAGAAAAGGCATCAGTTGGTGCTCCTTTGATTGTTGAAAGAATTTCCACTGGCTGGAACTGTTGAAACTCAGGCCGGGTGTACTTCAAAACAAGAACTGAACCAGATATATATTATGGTGGACCATTGCTGCTGTTTATGAAAAGGAGAGGAAGCTATCATCTATATTAAGGTTGGATTAGCACTCAACCTAGGTTCAATGTAGCACTGTGTGAAGCTTTTTACCAACCCAACATTGTCTTTAGCTATCAAATTTTGTGCTGCATTGGCTGTAGAGATATCTACCTGTCATCAATACGGATATGGTGAATGATCATACTACTAAACAGAAATAAAAGTGGCATATGATCTTATGCACTGTTTTCCTACTTTTTTATATTCCCCCACTCGGCTCTGTGCAGTTAGTTTTCATAGTTTAACCAGTTTTTCAGGTTTTTGTCCTTATGTTACatttcttttgtatatattttttgaacacCTCAGAGAAAATTTGTTTGGGTTGTCTTTTGTAGGGTCGTTTCCAGATATTATGCTTGTCTGGTTCTTACCTGGTTGCTGAAGATGGCGGCCCGCGCAACCGGACAGGTGGTGTAAGTGTTTCCCTTTCAAGTCCTGATGGCCACGTTGTTGGTGGTGCTGTTGCAACACTTATTGCAGCAAGCCCAGTTCAGGTATTCTCTGGGTTGCCCTGAATTTATACATTTGATAATGTCATTTTACACGCGTGCTGCTTGTCGGCTGTGGGAATGGATGTTTATTTGCTGCGGCCTGGGGGGTGGTGGGGGCGTGGTTCATTTACATTATAGTAAATGAGTATAACATTTTGGTTTGGTGGGGATCCATTTTTTGGTCTTGAAAGCCTAATTCATGATAAATATGTTGCTCCCTGCAGGTGGTAGTTTGCAGTTTTGTACATGGCAGTTCTAAGACCAAGACCAAACAATTGGTTGGTGCCAAAGGCAATGAGGTTTCTGAAGCTCATCACAGTAATAAGCTAGCTACACCGCCTAGTGCTAGCTCTACTCAAAATTACACTCCCTCCGCAGCAAGCATTTGGCCCGTTTCACGGTCGATTGAGATGAGAAACCCCCATACCGGTATTGACTTGACGCGCGGATGAATATTTGTTGCAACAGACACATGccaattttgtatatatatgtgttgttGTACATGAAGTGAATCTGAGAGAATTGTAACTTAACTTGTTTGCCCGTCTGCAGTAGGGTGAAGGGTTTGTGCTAACATGTTCTGTAACAAAGCCATCATTTTGGAGATTATCAGGAAGCAATCTTACTGAAAAATAGATGATATTCAGACAATTGTTGTTAAATTCTTGTGTGGGTGACTCCTGGGAATGCCTAGGCGTTCATGATCaaattcagttaaaaaaaaagaaaaaaaaaagtgttttattttgttctttttgaggaaaacaaaagagaacATTGATGTTACTTTTGGAATTTGGACAAGTTCTTATTTCAAAGAGAGTACTcatcattttgattttgttcttatgTACTTCTGTGATGGACTTACAGATAGTATTGATCAAAGtgagttggaggaaatttctttgACTTCATTAAATTGTTCTAGGAGTGTAATTcttatttgcatttttaaaaatgtaagtGGGGATTTCACGCTCCACCGATTTGGACAAAAGATTATcgagtttgaaggaaaattttgttcGCAATTGCGACTTTGGTTAATAGCCAAATTACGATCATGATGAACATTTCTCCAATTTGTCATTGCTTTTTGCATCCTGAAATACTTCATCCTCATCCTATCATAAATACTAATGAGTTTCGAAATCATGAAATTGAGTTATTTTAGACGTTTTTGAGTAAATATAACCAAATTGGATTCACATCCACCGAATATGTTGAAGTTTGCACTTTTTAGGAATCAAATATATTGAAGTTTGCAAAACATGATCCAATCTAAACCACTCTCTTAATATATTGGTTCTTTGAAGAAGGCTCAAATATCCAACGAGTATAAAGTTCCAATATGCAATTTTATAATACCATTTGCAcgtaattttgattatttttagacattgaaatgcttgaaaaatgccatattattaaaaatgtgatatattctAGTTGAGAATTGAGTATACTTTCGTCAAGTTCTTACTCTCGATTTTGTTAAAAAGTTCTGagaaaattgtcttttgatttcat
This genomic interval from Corylus avellana chromosome ca3, CavTom2PMs-1.0 contains the following:
- the LOC132173972 gene encoding AT-hook motif nuclear-localized protein 5-like, encoding MDGREAMALSSGSASYYIHRGSVGGSVPGTQSGVLQVAPGFRPLSNPGHPAQSNARGSSVGPTFSVEPSHANFPHGIHMGVSPGVPSGEPVKKKRGRPRKYGPDGQVSLRLSPLSASANAIQDSNTPSQKRARGRPPGSGRKQQLSALGDWMNSSAGVAFAPHVITVGVGEDIAAKILSFSQQRPRAVCILSGCGTVSSVTLRQPASAGVSVIYEGRFQILCLSGSYLVAEDGGPRNRTGGVSVSLSSPDGHVVGGAVATLIAASPVQVVVCSFVHGSSKTKTKQLVGAKGNEVSEAHHSNKLATPPSASSTQNYTPSAASIWPVSRSIEMRNPHTGIDLTRG